A stretch of Motacilla alba alba isolate MOTALB_02 chromosome 18, Motacilla_alba_V1.0_pri, whole genome shotgun sequence DNA encodes these proteins:
- the GPR142 gene encoding probable G-protein coupled receptor 142: MTVPVPNSTAVAWAELERSPCLVGIVPIVYYSVLLGLGLPVNILTAVALSRLATRTKKSSYWYLLALTTSDILTQVFIIFVGFILQTAILARAVPSAFVHTVNVLEFTANHASTWVTVLLTVDRYVALCHPLRYRAVSYPRRTRKIIAAVFAAALATGIPFYWWLDMWRDADPPTALDTALKWLHCVTIYFLPCSVFLATNSVIIRKLKRRRRAGGGKTTALLLAVTTVFVVLWAPRTVVTMCHLYVASVRRDWRVHLALDIANMVAMLNTSLNFFLYCFVSQTFRRTVGEVLRGQPRPAPRRGSGHFPPPALKPLELLGSTAL; encoded by the exons ATGACGGTCCCAGTGCCCAACAGCACGGCGGTGgcgtgggcagagctggagcgGTCACCCTGCCTGGTCGGCATCGTGCCCATCGTGTACTACAGcgtcctgctggggctggggctgccag tgaACATCCTGACTGCCGTGGCCCTGTCCCGCCTGGCCACCAGGACCAAGAAGTCATCGTACTGGTACCTGCTGGCCCTGACCACCTCCGACATCCTCACCCAGGTCTTCATCATCTTCGTGGGCTTCATCCTGCAGACGGCCATCCTGGCACGGGCGGTGCCCAGCGCCTTCGTCCACACCGTCAACGTGCTGGAGTTCACGGCCAACCACGCGTCCACCTGGGTCACCGTGCTGCTGACCGTGGACCGCTACGTGGCCCTGTGCCACCCGCTGCGCTACCGCGCCGTGTCCTACCCGCGGCGCACCCGCAAGATCATCGCGGCCGTCTTCGCCGCGGCGCTGGCCACCGGCATCCCCTTCTACTGGTGGCTGGACATGTGGCGCGACGCCGACCCCCCCACGGCGCTGGACACGGCGCTCAAGTGGCTGCACTGCGTCACCATCTACTTCCTGCCCTGCAGCGTCTTCCTGGCCACCAACTCCGTCATCATCCGCAAGCTGAAGCGGCGGAGGCGCGCGGGGGGCGGCAAGACCAcggccctgctgctggccgtCACCACCGTCTTCGTCGTGCTCTGGGCTCCCCGGACCGTCGTCACCATGTGCCACCTGTACGTGGCCTCGGTCAGGAGGGACTGGCGCGTgcacctggccttggacatcGCCAACATGGTGGCCATGCTCAACACCTCCCTCAACTTCTTCCTCTACTGCTTCGTCAGCCAGACCTTCCGCCGCACGGTGGGCGAGGTGCTGCGGGGTCAGCCCCGGCCGGCCCCCCGCCGTGGCAGCGGTCACTTCCCACCCCCGGCCCTGAAAccgctggagctgctgggcagcacgGCGCTCTGA
- the GPRC5C gene encoding G-protein coupled receptor family C group 5 member C isoform X1, whose translation MPRCRMGTAAVLLALLPTAATQPTPPPGCGRDLSSLYYNLCDLSAGWGIGVEAAASLGVVTTFVLTIVLVASLPFVQDHQKKSLVATQVFFLVGTFGLFCLTFDFIVGPDFSTCTSRRFLFGVLFAICFSCLLAHAVALNFLARRNRAPRGWVTLAAALSLASVEVIINVEWLVITVARREGGPADPCQLAGADFVMALIYVMALLVAAFGAAWPTLCGRYGRWRKHGAFILATTGLSVAIWLAWTTMYLYGNRRAGREPGWDDPTLAIALLCNAAAFLLLYAIPEVTHVTRRSPERAFEDDGYPTRGVGYETILKEQKSQSMFVENKAFSMDEPSFAAKKPVSPYSGYNGQLLTSVYQPTEMALMHKGTSEGPYDVILPRASTSPMPGSASSTLRAEDAFAAQARHSSIPRDTRSCQVQSPYSRNRW comes from the exons ATGCCACGGTGCAGGATGGGCACCGCGGCcgtgctgctggccctgctgcccacggcCGCCACGCAGCCCACGCCGCCCCCGGGCTGCGGCCGCGACCTCTCCTCCCTCTACTACAACCTCTGCGACCTCTCTGCGGGCTGGGGCATCGGGGTGGAAGCAGCGGCCAGCCTCGGCGTGGTGACCACCTTCGTGCTCACCATCGTCCTGGTGGCCAGCCTGCCCTTCGTGCAAGACCACCAGAAGAAGAGCCTGGTGGCCACGCAGGTCTTCTTCCTTGTGGGCACCTTCGGGCTCTTCTGCCTGACCTTCGACTTCATCGTGGGGCCGGATTTTTCCACCTGCACCTCCCGCCGCTTCCTCTTCGGCGTCCTCTTCGCcatctgcttctcctgcctgctggcGCACGCCGTGGCCCTCAACTTCCTGGCGCGGCGCAACCGGGCGCCGCGGGGCTGGGTGACGCTGGCGGCGGCCCTGTCCCTCGCCTCGGTCGAGGTCATCATCAACGTCGAGTGGCTCGTCATCACGGTGGCGCGGCGCGAGGGCGGCCCCGCGGACCCCTGCCAGCTGGCGGGCGCCGACTTCGTCATGGCCCTCATCTACGTCATGGCCCTGCTGGTGGCCGCCTTCGGCGCGGCCTGGCCCACGCTCTGCGGCCGCTACGGCCGCTGGCGCAAGCACGGCGCCTTCATCCTGGCCACCACCGGCCTCTCCGTGGCCATCTGGCTGGCGTGGACCACCATGTACCTGTACGGGAACCGGCGCGCCGGCCGCGAGCCCGGCTGGGACGACCCCACGCTGGCCATCGCGCTGCTCTGCAACGCCGCCGCCTTCCTCCTGCTCTACGCCATCCCCGAGGTGACGCACGTGACGCGGCGCAGCCCCGAGCGGGCCTTTGAGGACGACGGCTACCCCACGCGGGGGGTGGGCTACGAGACCATCCTGAAGGAGCAGAAGTCGCAGAGCATGTTCGTGGAGAACAAGGCTTTCTCCATGGATGAGCCGTCCTTCG CAGCCAAGAAGCCGGTGTCCCCATACAGCGGCTACAACGGGCAGCTGCTGACCAGCGTCTACCAGCCCACCGAGATGGCTCTGATGCACAAGGGGACG AGCGAAGGTCCCTACGACGTGATCCTGCCCCGCGCCTCCACCAGCCCCATGCCCGGCAGCGCCAGCTCCACGCTCCGAGCCGAGGACGCCTTCGCGGCGCAGGCTCGGCACTCCAGCATCCCGAGGGACACCCGCAGCTGCCAG GTGCAGTCCCCGTACAGCAGGAACCGCTGGTGA
- the GPRC5C gene encoding G-protein coupled receptor family C group 5 member C isoform X2, whose translation MPRCRMGTAAVLLALLPTAATQPTPPPGCGRDLSSLYYNLCDLSAGWGIGVEAAASLGVVTTFVLTIVLVASLPFVQDHQKKSLVATQVFFLVGTFGLFCLTFDFIVGPDFSTCTSRRFLFGVLFAICFSCLLAHAVALNFLARRNRAPRGWVTLAAALSLASVEVIINVEWLVITVARREGGPADPCQLAGADFVMALIYVMALLVAAFGAAWPTLCGRYGRWRKHGAFILATTGLSVAIWLAWTTMYLYGNRRAGREPGWDDPTLAIALLCNAAAFLLLYAIPEVTHVTRRSPERAFEDDGYPTRGVGYETILKEQKSQSMFVENKAFSMDEPSFAKKPVSPYSGYNGQLLTSVYQPTEMALMHKGTSEGPYDVILPRASTSPMPGSASSTLRAEDAFAAQARHSSIPRDTRSCQVQSPYSRNRW comes from the exons ATGCCACGGTGCAGGATGGGCACCGCGGCcgtgctgctggccctgctgcccacggcCGCCACGCAGCCCACGCCGCCCCCGGGCTGCGGCCGCGACCTCTCCTCCCTCTACTACAACCTCTGCGACCTCTCTGCGGGCTGGGGCATCGGGGTGGAAGCAGCGGCCAGCCTCGGCGTGGTGACCACCTTCGTGCTCACCATCGTCCTGGTGGCCAGCCTGCCCTTCGTGCAAGACCACCAGAAGAAGAGCCTGGTGGCCACGCAGGTCTTCTTCCTTGTGGGCACCTTCGGGCTCTTCTGCCTGACCTTCGACTTCATCGTGGGGCCGGATTTTTCCACCTGCACCTCCCGCCGCTTCCTCTTCGGCGTCCTCTTCGCcatctgcttctcctgcctgctggcGCACGCCGTGGCCCTCAACTTCCTGGCGCGGCGCAACCGGGCGCCGCGGGGCTGGGTGACGCTGGCGGCGGCCCTGTCCCTCGCCTCGGTCGAGGTCATCATCAACGTCGAGTGGCTCGTCATCACGGTGGCGCGGCGCGAGGGCGGCCCCGCGGACCCCTGCCAGCTGGCGGGCGCCGACTTCGTCATGGCCCTCATCTACGTCATGGCCCTGCTGGTGGCCGCCTTCGGCGCGGCCTGGCCCACGCTCTGCGGCCGCTACGGCCGCTGGCGCAAGCACGGCGCCTTCATCCTGGCCACCACCGGCCTCTCCGTGGCCATCTGGCTGGCGTGGACCACCATGTACCTGTACGGGAACCGGCGCGCCGGCCGCGAGCCCGGCTGGGACGACCCCACGCTGGCCATCGCGCTGCTCTGCAACGCCGCCGCCTTCCTCCTGCTCTACGCCATCCCCGAGGTGACGCACGTGACGCGGCGCAGCCCCGAGCGGGCCTTTGAGGACGACGGCTACCCCACGCGGGGGGTGGGCTACGAGACCATCCTGAAGGAGCAGAAGTCGCAGAGCATGTTCGTGGAGAACAAGGCTTTCTCCATGGATGAGCCGTCCTTCG CCAAGAAGCCGGTGTCCCCATACAGCGGCTACAACGGGCAGCTGCTGACCAGCGTCTACCAGCCCACCGAGATGGCTCTGATGCACAAGGGGACG AGCGAAGGTCCCTACGACGTGATCCTGCCCCGCGCCTCCACCAGCCCCATGCCCGGCAGCGCCAGCTCCACGCTCCGAGCCGAGGACGCCTTCGCGGCGCAGGCTCGGCACTCCAGCATCCCGAGGGACACCCGCAGCTGCCAG GTGCAGTCCCCGTACAGCAGGAACCGCTGGTGA
- the CCDC137 gene encoding coiled-coil domain-containing protein 137 — translation MARGPGRGQKAARRPRQKLGSGPKHGQRPGSGPKQGRGPGPGPGKGQKAGPGPGQGRKAGPGQKAGPRSERGPAEPLRSRKEKKDNMKPKHPEEQEIPFRLRELMRSREALKRPEPGRRQAAEKKQQQKGRGPEAAGDVPVPRFRRGRGESERSYVCRMEQEVRRVLFLAENRLQREPEKDATAPEKSRRKKEFQKRKLEKARKKKEERKEAMLEKSLLQDTVPFGEVVTQPPTITSRPRGHGPAEQAGQKQLLLTPRLGQSQASPASPVSPVMSMARRRILEEERARVVRAYRDLQRRKQLERERARAGPG, via the exons ATGGCCCGGGGACCGGGACGGGGACAGAAAGCGGCCCGGCGACCGCGACAAAAGCTGGGATCGGGACCGAAACACGGGCAGAGACCGGGATCGGGACCGAAACAGGGCCGGGGACCAGGACCGGGACCAGGAAAGGGACAGAAAGCGGGACCGGGGCCGGGACAGGGACGGAAAGCGGGACCGGGACAGAAAGCGGGACCGAGATCGGAACGTGGACCGGCCGAGCCGCTGCGCAGCAG gaaggagaagaaggacaACATGAAGCCCAAACACCCCGAGGAGCAGGAGATCCCGTTCCGCCTGCGGGAGCTGATGCGGAGCCGCGAGGCCCTGAAGCGCCCGGAGCCCGGCAGGAGGCAGGCGGCAG agaagaagcagcagcagaagggccGGGGCCCCGAGGCTGCCGGGGACGTCCCCGTGCCCAGGTTCcggaggggcaggggggagtCGGAGCGCTCCTACGTGTGCCGCATGGAGCAGGAGGTGCGGCGCGTCCTCTTCCTGGCCGAGAACCGGCTGCAGCGGGAGCCTGAGAAGGACGCCACGGCTCCGGAGAagtccagaaggaaaaaaga GTTTCAGAAAAGGAAGCTGGAAAAAGCTcggaagaagaaggaggagaggaaggaggccATGCTGGAGAAGAGCCTCTTGCAAG ACACCGTGCCCTTCGGAGAGGTGGTGACACAGCCCCCCACCATCACCTCACGGCCCAGGGGCCACGGTCCCGCCGAGCAG GCCGGACAGAAGCAGCTCCTCCTGACGCCTCGcctgggacagagccaggcgTCCCCCGcgtcccccgtgtccccggtGATGTCGATGGCTCGCCGGCGCATCCTGGAGGAGGAGCGGGCCCGCGTCGTCCGCGCCTACCGGGACCTCCAGAGGCGCAAACAGCTGGAGCGGGAGCGcgcgcgggccgggccgggctga
- the PDE6G gene encoding retinal rod rhodopsin-sensitive cGMP 3',5'-cyclic phosphodiesterase subunit gamma: protein MSLDPPKLEVKSATRVSGGPATPRKGPPKFKQRQTRQFKSKPPKKGVQGFGDDIPGMEGLGTDITVICPWEAFSHLELHELAQYGII, encoded by the exons ATGAGTCTGGACCCCCCCAAGCTGGAGGTGAAATCGGCCACGAGGGTGAGCGGAGGTCCTGCCACCCCCCGCAAGGGACCCCCCAAGTTCAAGCAGAGGCAGACGAGGCAGTTCAAGAGCAAACCCCCCAAAAAGGGGGTGCAGGG GTTTGGTGACGACATCCCAGGCATGGAGGGGTTGGGAACAG ACATCACCGTCATCTGTCCCTGGGAAGCCTTCAGCCACCTGGAGCTGCACGAGCTGGCTCAGTACGGAATCATTTAG
- the TSPAN10 gene encoding tetraspanin-10, giving the protein MALSRVRPSQPHGEGTRLLPQASRLLELPYSSFDDDDDDDAEQDPGVWYPDPPKPSPFSRCVRHLAFLWNLLFLLLGLLTLAVGVWGLLTKSPLPGGERGAPLGSDPMLLFVLAGLGASAVSLAGCLGALRASPCLLRFFLGAVLAFGGLELLGGLLLLLLRRRLRDALRDLLLLCLLRYQEDPDLQFLLDEVQRSLQCCGLESYRDWESNPYFNCSAPGVRACGVPASCCQQPLQNGSVPNAQCGFGALALGPAAAGALLHAGGCGAALAAWLRGQAGAIATAATALLLLEAVGALLALRVLRDVMAVRVWQ; this is encoded by the exons ATGGCGCTGAGCAGAGTGCGCCCGTCCCAGCCCCACGGGGAGGGCACCCGCCTGCTGCCCCAG GCatccaggctgctggagctgccctaCTCCTCctttgatgatgatgatgatgatgatgctgaGCAGGACCCCGGGGTGTGGTACCCTgacccccccaaacccagccccttCAGCCGCTGCGTGCGCCACCTGGCCTTCCTCTGgaacctcctcttcctcctgctggggctgctgaccCTTGCCgtgggggtctgggggctgctgACCAAGAGCCCCCTGCCCGGGGGGGAGCGTGGGGCGCCCCTGGGCTCGGACCCCATGCTGCTGTTCGTGCTGGCGGGGCTGGGGGCCAGCGCCGTGTCCCTGGCTGGCTGCCTGGGCGCCCTGCgagccagcccctgcctgctgcgCTTCTTCCTGGGAGCCGTGCTGGCTTTcggggggctggagctgctgggggggctcctgctgctgctgctgcggcggcggctgcgggacGCGCTGCgggacctgctgctgctctgcctcctgcgCTACCAGGAGGATCCCGACCTGCAGTTCCTGCTGGATGAGGTGCAGCGGAGCCTCCAGTGCTGCGGCCTCGAGTCCTACCGCGACTGGGAGAGCAACCC GTACTTCAACTGCAGCGCCCCGGGCGTGCGGGCGTGCGGCGTGCCggcctcctgctgccagcagccgcTGCAGAACGGCTCCGTGCCCAACGCCCAGTGCGGCTTCGGGGCGCTGGCGCTGGGCCCCGCGGCGGCCGGGGCCCTGCTGCacgccgggggctgcggggccgcgcTGGCCGCCTGGCTGCGGGGCCAGGCCGGGGCCATCGCCACCGCGGCCACcgccctgctgctgctggaggccgTGGGAGCCCTCCTGGCTCTGAGGGTGCTCCGGGATGTCATGGCTGTGAGGGTGTGGCAGTGA